A genomic stretch from Anas platyrhynchos isolate ZD024472 breed Pekin duck chromosome 25, IASCAAS_PekinDuck_T2T, whole genome shotgun sequence includes:
- the KMT2A gene encoding histone-lysine N-methyltransferase 2A isoform X4: MAHSGRWRFPARPGSGGWGRRGLGGSRLRVPAVRSLRTAEAAAAAGGEGGERGGGGPGSGGAAGSGGGGAAAPGSGGGGGGGGSGGPAAGVGPGFDAALQVSAAIGINLRRFRAACGAEAGSGEDEQFLGFGSDEEVKVQSPTRSPTVKSSPRKPRGRPRSSSDRSSAVLSDSSSVCSPSSKSETTPMEKVKKKELKSGEKRRGRPPTLTSVKFKLSQVKGTSDIQKGSKEEKESLKKIKRSPSTTFQQATKIKKLRTSKLSPLKSKFKPGAKLQIGRKSVQIVRRRGRPPSSERLKTSSTLVINSQLEKPQRIRKEKDGTPPLTKEEKTAVRQSPRRIKPVRIIPSTKRTDATIAKQLLQRAKKGAQKKIEKEAAKLQGRKGRTQLKNIRQFIMPVVSAISSRIIKTPKRFIEDEDYDPPIKISRLESTPNSRFSATSCGSSEKSSAASQHSSQMSSDSSRSSSPSVDTSTDSQASEEMQTLSEERSNTPEVHTPLPVSQSPENDNSDRRNRRFSITERSFGQRTAKKLSALPSVPQQQSSSSPPPPLLTPPPPLQPASSISDRTPWLMPPTIPLASPFLPTSAAPMQEKRKSILREPTFRWTSLKHSRSEPQYFSSAKYAKEGLIRKPIFDNFRPPPLTPEDVGFASGFSTPGATAPARLFSLHSGTRFDMHKRSPLLRAPRFTPSEAHSRIFESVTLPSSVGRTTTGTAATGKMPKEKVVSEDVAASSSAKKTAGRRKSTAIDPVADVSTAALVDTTAIKTKTSKKGRGGLDKSDLDLSPTVPSLEKEKALRLSTPSSSTVKHSASSISSMLAQADKLPMTDKRVASLLKKAKAQLYKIEKSKSLKQADQPKAQGQESDSSETSVRGPRIKHVCRRAAVALGRKRAVFPDDMPTLSALPWEEREKILSSMGNDDKSSIAGSEEAEPLAPPIKPIKPVTRNKTQQEPPVKKGRRSRRCGQCSGCQVPEDCGVCTNCLDKPKFGGRNIKKQCCKMRKCQNLQWMPSKAYLQKQAKAAKKKEKKSKTNEKKESHSGKNQLDSGQKQTPPTILSREDNAIKKSSEPARKPVEEKHEDGNSSTPLLEPKQVPAPGARKTGKQTSQPVQLPPQPPSSGPLKKEAPKLTTSEPKKKQTPQPEIGTEQNKQKKIAPRPTFPVKQKPKEKEKPPPISKPESSTLNLLSTLTNGSSSKQKPPTDGVHRIRVDFKEDCEVENVWEMGGLGIVTSVPITPRVVCFLCASSGHVEFVYCQVCCEPFHKFCLEESERPLEDQLENWCCRRCKFCHVCGRQHQATKQLLECNKCRNSYHPECLGPNYPTKPTKKKKVWICTKCVRCKSCGSTTPGKGWDAQWSHDFSLCHDCAKLFAKGNFCPLCDKCYDDDDYESKMMQCGKCDRWVHSKCENLSDEMYEILSNLPESVAYTCINCTEQHPAEWRLALEKELQVSLKQVLTALLNSRTTSHLLRYRQAAKPPDLNPETEESIPSRSSPEGPDPPVLTEVSKQEEQQPLDLEGVKRKMDQGGYTSVLDFSDDIVKIIQAAINSDGGQPEVKKANSMVKSFFIRQMERVFPWFSVKKSRFWEPNKVTSNSGMLPNAVLPPSLDHNYAQWQEREENNRTEQPPLMKKIIPAPKPKGPGEPDSPTPLHPPTPPISSSDRSREDSPELNPPPDVEDNRQCALCLKYGDDSANDAGRLLYIGQNEWTHVNCALWSAEVFEDDDGSLKNVHMAVIRGKQLRCEFCQKSGATVGCCLTSCTSNYHFMCSRAKNCVFLDDKKVYCQRHRDLIKGEVVPENGFEVLRRVFVDFEGISLRRKFLSGLEPENIHMMIGSMTIDCLGILNDLSDCEDKLFPIGYQCSRVYWSTTDARKRCVYTCKIMECRPPVIEPDINSTVEHDDNRTIAHSPVPLTETLSKDSRNAPEIVNPPSPDRPMHSQTSSSCCYPLVSKGLRIRTPSYPSTQRSPGSRPLPSAGSPTPVTHEIVTVGDPLLSSGLKSIGSRRHSTSSLSQQQSKLRMISPTRAGNTYSRHSVSSVSNTGSSSEHELSVKNTDRFVGSVNSGTTSAPVQSCSTSSSSQKTAATSGSKTYQADASQSSEVKHSSSSDLLAKSAPSKGEKMKTLTSKDPDYSAHIFASGGNSKMSTQPNSSSGTETNVKIGTFQESSGSFSSKETIPFQSLHQRGPRKDRDQHLEPVQPDKTALVDEMDVKTLKSAGVNSRSPAASEQAVSASRDRRQKGKKLAKESFKEKHSLKSLADPSQAVGSDEGNLKSEFGNQGLVTEQISQRLCNNIPAEKAGEKSPPSQGSSKGSAVPIEVASKESQAPRKRTVKVTLTPLKMENENQSKAAQQESDAEHQSAGAELAASSEPSSESPEDNSVVQESPNKAPAQESQNNAYENLPVQDNNLMLQDGTKAQEESSYKRRYPRRSARARSNMFFGLTPLYGVRSYGEEDIPFYSNSTGKKRGKRSAEGQVDGADDLSTSDEDDLYYYNFTRTVVPSNTEERLASHNLFREEEQCDLPKISQLDGVDDGTESDTSVTATTRKVNQVTKRSGKENGTENIKLDRTEETGEKVQVTKSPAVHKTDPKIDNCHSVSRVKTQGQDSLEAQLSSLETGRRAHASTPSDKNLLDTFNTELLKSDSDNNNSDDCGNILPSDIMDFVLKNTPSMQALGESPESSSSELLTLGEGLGLDSNRGKDMGLFEVFSQQLPTAEPVDSSVSSSISAEEQFELPLELPSDLSVLTTRSPTVPSQNHNRLAVISESSLSSSGERSILALPSTESGEKRVTVTEKSASSEGDTTLLSPGVDPSPEGHMTPDHFIQGHIDAEHIASPPCGPVEQGHGSNQDLTRNSGTPGIQVPVSPTVPLQNQKYVPNSTDSPGPSQISNAAVQTTPPHLKPAAEKLLVVNQNMQPLYVLQTLPNGVTQKIQLTPSVSSAQSVMETNASVLGPMGSGLTLTTGLNPSLPSSQSLFPPTSKGLLPMSHHQHIHPFSTASQTGFPPNIGSPSPGLLIGVQPPPDPQLLVSEASQRTDLGATASTPTAALGKKRPISRLQSRKNKKLAPSGTPSAIAPPDMVSNMTLINFAPSQISNHPLDLGTIANSTSHRTVPNIIKRSKSGVMYFEQTSLLPQSGTAAAVGTSPSVIGPDAGHLPTGPVSGLASSSSVLNVVSMQATAAPTTGGSVPSHVLGQSSVTLTSPGLLGDLGSISNLLIKASHQSLGLQEPHMTLPPGSGMFSQLGTSQTPSTAAMTAASSICVLPSAQSMSMTVAQSSAEPEGSYQLQHMTQLLASKTGIASSQLDLGAASATAQLSNFPQLVDVPSSTGLEQNKVSSSVMHASSASPGGSPSSGQQSASSSMLGPTKMKPKIKRIQPSLEKGNGKKHKTSHLWAGSSEAHVPDRGAVAVPQVSATRTPAVKADVQDAASIDQPSQKQCGQSAGQMSVLAEPQSTQASANEQENAGSKAIEEEESTFSSPLMFWLQQEQKRKECLGEKKPKKGLVFEISSDDGFQICAESIEDAWKSLTDKVQEARSNARLKQLSFAGVNGLRMLGIIHDTVVFLIEQLYGAKHCHNYKFRFHKPEEANEPPLNPHGSARAEVHLRKSAFDMFNFLASKHRQPPEYNPNDEEEEEVQLKSARRATSMDLPMPMRFRHLKKTSKEAVGVYRSPIHGRGLFCKRNIDAGEMVIEYSGNVIRSILTDKREKYYDSKGIGCYMFRIDDSEVVDATMHGNAARFINHSCEPNCYSRVINIDGQKHIVIFAMRKIYRGEELTYDYKFPIEDASNKLPCNCGAKKCRKFLN, encoded by the exons GGAGAAAGTAAAGAAGAAGGAATtgaaaagtggggaaaaaagacGAGGAAGACCTCCAACACTTACTAGCGTGAAGTTCAAATTGTCACAAGTCAAAGGCACATCAGATATtcagaagggaagcaaagaagaaaaagagagtctGAAAAAGATCAAAAGGTCGCCATCCACTACGTTTCAGCAAGCAactaaaattaagaaattaagaaCTAGTAAACTCTCTCCACTAAAGTCTAAATTTAAGCCTGGGGCAAAACTTCAGATCGGGAGGAAAAGCGTTCAGATTGTGCGCAGGAGAGGAAGGCCACCGTCTTCTGAACGTTTAAAGACTTCCTCAACCTTAGTCATAAATTCACAGCTGGAGAAACCCCAAAGGATACGTAAAGAAAAGGATGGCACACCACCTctcacaaaggaagaaaagactgCTGTCAGACAGAGTCCGCGCAGGATTAAGCCTGTTAGGATTATACCTTCTACAAAAAGGACGGATGCAACAATTGCTAAGCAACTCTTGCAGAGGGCTAAGAAGGGGGCGCAAAAAAAGATTGAGAAAGAAGCAGCCAAACTGCAGGGCAGAAAGGGGAGAACCCAGCTTAAAAATATCCGACAGTTCATTATGCCGGTCGTAAGCGCTATCTCTTCACGGATTATTAAAACGCCCAAACGGTTCATTGAAGATGAAGACTATGACCCTCCTATTAAAATATCCAGACTAGAATCCACACCAAACAGCAGGTTCAGCGCTACTTCTTGCGGATCCAGTGAAAAATCCAGTGCTGCTTCTCAGCATTCATCTCAGATGTCTTCAGATTCCTCACGGTCCAGCAGCCCTAGCGTTGATACATCTACAGACTCTCAGGCTTCTGAGGAGATGCAGACGCTTTCTGAGGAACGAAGTAATACTCCAGAAGTTCACACACCTCTGCCTGTTTCTCAGTCCCCTGAGAATGATAACAGTGATAGGAGAAACAGAAGGTTTTCGATAACGGAAAGAAGTTTTGGCCAGAGGACTGCTAAAAAACTCTCAGCCTTGCCAAGTGTGCCGCAGCAGCAGTCGTcgtcctctcctcctccccctctgctcacTCCTCCCCCACCACTACAGCCCGCTTCCAGCATCTCAGACCGTACTCCTTGGCTCATGCCTCCTACCATACCGTTAGCCTCCCCCTTTCTTCCTACGTCTGCTGCACCAATGCAAGAGAAACGGAAATCAATTCTGCGAGAGCCAACGTTTAGGTGGACTTCTCTAAAGCATTCCAGGTCAGAACCACAGTACTTCTCATCAGCAAAATATGCCAAAGAGGGTCTTATTCGCAAACCAATCTTTGATAACTTCAGACCCCCACCACTAACACCGGAGGATGTTGGCTTTGCATCTGGCTTCTCAACACCAGGTGCTACAGCTCCAGCACGGCTGTTTTCTCTTCATTCTGGAACAAGATTTGATATGCACAAGAGAAGTCCTCTGCTGAGAGCTCCGAGATTCACTCCAAGCGAGGCCCACTCCAGAATCTTTGAATCTGTAACTTTGCCCTCGTCGGTTGGTCGAACCACTACAGGAACCGCTGCAACAG GTAAAATGCCCAAAGAAAAAGTTGTCAGTGAAGATGTTGCAGCATCATCTTCTGCAAAAAAAACTGCCGGGCGGAGGAAGTCTACAGCAATAGATCCCGTGGCAGATGTTTCCACTGCTGCTCTGGTAGATACAACAGccatcaaaaccaaaacatccAAGAAAGGTAGAGGGGGGTTGGACAAATCAGATCTGGACCTCAGCCCCACTGTGCCAtctttggagaaagaaaaagctctgcGTCTCTCTACTCCTTCATCAAGCACTGTTAAACATTCCGCTTCCTCCATCAGCTCTATGTTGGCTCAAGCAGACAAACTGCCGATGACTGACAAAAGGGTAGCCAGTCTtctgaaaaaagcaaaagcccAGCTGTACAAGATTGAGAAGAGCAAGTCCCTCAAACAAGCAGATCAGCCAAAAGCACag GGACAAGAGAGCGATTCATCAGAAACGTCAGTCCGAGGACCACGAATAAAACATGTTTGCAGGAGAGCAGCTGTTGCACTGGGTCGTAAGCGAGCCGTGTTTCCTGACGACATGCCCACTCTGAGTGCCTTACCATGGGAAGAGCGAGAGAAGATACTGTCTTCCATGGGGAATGACG ataaGTCATCAATAGCCGGCTCAGAAGAGGCAGAACCTCTTGCTCCACCTATCAAACCAATTAAGCCGGTAACCAGAAACAAGACACAGCAAGAACCGCCAGTGAAGAAGGGACGACGGTCAAGGCGCTGTGGGCAGTGTTCAGGCTGCCAGGTTCCAGAGGACTGTGGTGTCTGTACTAACTGTCTGGACAAACCCAAGTTTGGTGGGCGTAATATAAAGAAGCAGTGCTGCAA GATGAGGAAATGTCAGAATCTCCAGTGGATGCCTTCTAAAGCATATCTCCAGAAGCAAGCTAAAG CtgcaaaaaagaaagagaagaaatccaAGAcgaatgaaaagaaagaaagccatTCTGGAAAGAACCAGTTGGACTCTGGACAGAAACAAACTCCTCCAACTATTTTATCAAGAGAAGACAATGCCATAAAGAAGAGCAGTGAACCTGCTCGTAAGCCAGTTGAGGAGAAACATGAGGATGGGAATTCCTCTACTCCTCTGTTGGAGCCCAAACAGGTCCCTGCACCTGGTGCCAGAAAGACTGGCAAACAAACATCTCAGCCAGTAcagctccctcctcagccaCCAAGCTCAGGACCTTTGAAAAAAGAAGCTCCTAAGCTTACCACTTCTGAGCCTAAGAAAAAGCAGACTCCACAGCCAGAAATAG gcacagaacaaaacaaacagaaaaaaattgctccCCGTCCAACTTTCCCTGTGAAAcagaaaccaaaagaaaag GAAAAGCCCCCTCCTATAAGCAAGCCAGAAAGCAGCACGCTGAATTTGCTCAGTACTCTGACTAATGGGAGCAGTTCCAAGCAAAAGCCACCTACAGATGGAGTCCACAGAATCCGAGTGGATTTCAAG GAGGACTGTGAAGTGGAGAATGTTTGGGAGATGGGTGGGTTAGGCATCGTGACCTCGGTACCTATTACTCCCAGGGTGGTGTGTTTTCTCTGTGCCAGCAGTGGACATGTGGAG TTTGTGTATTGTCAGGTCTGTTGTGAGCCTTTCCACAAGTTCTGCTTAGAGGAGAGCGAGCGGCCCCTGGAGGACCAGCTGGAAAACTGGTGCTGTCGTCGCTGCAAGTTCTGCCACGTGTGTGGGAGACAGCACCAGGCCACCAAG CAGCTGCTGGAGTGCAATAAGTGCCGAAACAGCTATCACCCGGAGTGCCTGGGCCCAAACtacccaacaaaacccaccaagaaaaagaaagtttgg ATATGTACCAAATGTGTTCGCTGCAAGAGCTGTGGATCAACAACACCAGGGAAGGGGTGGGATGCACAGTGGTCTCACGACTTTTCACTGTGTCATGATTGTGCCAAACTCTTTGCAAAAG gaaattttTGTCCTCTCTGTGACAAATGCTATGATGATGATGACTATGAGAGTAAGATGATGCAGTGTGGAAAATGTGACCGCTGGGTCCACTCCAAATGTGAAAACCTTTCTG ATGAAATGTATGAGATACTCTCTAACTTGCCTGAGAGTGTAGCATACACCTGCATTAACTGTACAGAACAGCATCCTGCAGAATGGCGTCTTGCACTGGAAAAGGAGCTGCAGGTTTCTTTAAAACAGGTTTTAACAGCCCTGTTGAACTCTAGAACTACTAGCCACTTGCTGCGTTATAGGCAG GCAGCAAAACCACCTGATTTAAATCCTGAGACAGAAGAGAGCATACCATCCAGAAGCTCTCCTGAAGGTCCCGATCCTCCTGTCCTAACAGAAGTCAGTAAACAGGAGGAGCAGCAACCTCTGGATCTGGAaggagtaaaaagaaaaatggatcaAGGAGGTTACACTTCTGTG CTGGATTTTAGTGATGATATTGTGAAGATAATTCAAGCAGCCATTAATTCTGATGGAGGGCAGCCAGAAGTTAAAAAAGCCAATAGCATGGTCAAGTCCTTCTTTATTCGG caaatGGAGCGTGTTTTTCCATGGTTCAGTGTAAAAAAGTCCAGATTTTGGGAGCCAAATAAAGTAACAAGCAA CAGTGGTATGTTGCCGAACGCAGTGCTGCCTCCTTCGCTTGACCATAATTATGCTCAGTGGCAGGAGCGTGAAGAGAACAACCGCACTGAACAACCCCCTCTGATGAAGAAAATCATTCCAGCTCCAAAACCCAAAGGACCTGGAGAGCCAGATTCACCCACTCCTCTACATCCTCCTACACCGCCTATCTCTA GTTCTGACAGAAGCAGAGAAGATAGTCCTGAGCTTAATCCACCTCCAGATGTAGAAGACAACAGGCAGTGTGCGTTGTGCCTGAAATACGGTGATGATAGCGCTAAT GATGCTGGACGTCTTCTGTATATTGGCCAAAATGAATGGACACACGTGAACTGTGCTTTATGGTCAGCAGAAGTGTTTGAAGATGATGATGGTTCTCTGAAAAATGTGCACATGGCTGTGATCCGGGGAAAGCAGCTG agATGTGAGTTCTGTCAGAAGTCAGGCGCTACAGTAGGCTGCTGCCTCACTTCCTGTACAAGTAACTATCATTTCATGTGCTCACGAGCCAAGAACTGTGTTTTTCTGGATGATAAGAAGGTTTACTGCCAGAGGCATCGTGATTTGATCAAAGGAGAG GTGGTTCCTGAGAATGGGTTTGAAGTTCTTAGGAGAGTTTTTGTGGATTTTGAAGGAATCAGTTTGAGAAGAAAATTTCTGAGTGGCTTGGAACCAGAGAACATCCACATGATGATTG GTTCAATGACAATAGACTGTTTAGGAATTTTGAATGACCTCTCAGACTGTGAAGATAAGTTGTTTCCCATTGGCTATCA GTGCTCCAGAGTGTACTGGAGCACAACAGATGCCAGGAAACGCTGTGTGTATACCTGCAAGATCATGGAATGCCGACCACCAGTCATAGAACCTGATATCAACAGCACTGTAGAACATGATGATAACAGAACAATTGCCCATAGCCCAGTTCCCCTTACAG AAACTCTATCCAAAGACAGCAGAAATGCACCTGAAATTGTAAACCCACCATCACCAGATCGTCCCATGCATTCTCAGACCTCTAGTTCCTGTTGCTATCCATTGGTCTCAAAGGGCCTTAGGATCAGGACACCAAGTTACCCCTCCACACAGAGGTCTCCTGGCTCTAGGCCTTTACCCTCTGCAG gGAGTCCTACGCCAGTGACCCATGAAATAGTTACAGTTGGAGATCCTTTACTGTCCTCTGGACTTAAGAGCATTGGTTCTAGGAGACATAGCACTTCTTCTTTATCACAGCAGCAATCAAAACTCCGTATGATTTCACCTACACGAGCTGGGAATACTTATTCCAGGCACAGTGTCTCTTCAGTTTCCAACACAGGGTCCTCTTCAGAACATGAACTGAGTGTAAAAAATACTGACCGCTTTGTGGGATCTGTGAATTCAGGTACCACAAGTGCTCCAGTTCAAAGCTGCTCTACCAGTTCAAGCTCCCAGAAGACAGCAGCTACAAGTGGAAGTAAAACTTACCAGGCAGATGCATCTCAGTCTTCAGAAGTAAAACATTCAAGTAGTTCGGATTTGTTAGCCAAAAGTGCACCTTCAAAGGGAGAGAAGATGAAAACACTGACCTCAAAGGACCCAGATTATTCAGCTCATATTTTTGCCTCTGGAGGAAACTCCAAAATGTCTACTCAACCAAACAGTTCATCAGGCACAGAAACAAATGTTAAAATAGGAACCTTTCAAGAATCTTCAGGATCATTTTCCTCCAAAGAAACAATACCTTTTCAGTCTTTGCACCAGAGAGGCCCTAGAAAAGACAGGGATCAGCACTTGGAGCCCGTACAGCCAGATAAAACTGCTTTGGTTGATGAGATGGATGTAAAGACATTGAAGTCTGCAGGGGTAAATAGCAGATCTCCTGCAGCAAGTGAGCAGGCAGTTTCTGCCTCTAGAGACAGGCgtcagaaagggaagaagtTAGCGAAAGAGAGTTTTAAAGAGAAGCATTCCCTGAAATCTCTTGCAGATCCAAGTCAAGCAGTAGGCAGTGATGAAGGAAACCTGAAATCAGAATTTGGTAATCAGGGCTTGGTGACTGAACAAATTAGTCAGAGGTTATGTAATAATATTCCTGCTGAAAAAGCTGGTGAGAAGTCTCCACCCTCACAGGGGTCCTCTAAAGGCTCTGCAGTGCCAATTGAAGTGGCTTCTAAGGAATCACAGGCACCTAGAAAACGCACTGTTAAAGTCACTCTGACACCTCTCaagatggaaaatgaaaaccagTCTAAAGCTGCACAGCAAGAAAGTGATGCTGAACATCAGTCTGCAGGGGCAGAACTGGCTGCTTCATCAGAGCCCTCGTCTGAAAGCCCAGAAGATAACTCTGTAGTTCAGGAAAGTCCAAATAAAGCACCAGCACAGGAATCTCAGAATAATGCATATGAAAATTTGCCCGTTCAAGATAACAACTTGATGCTTCAGGATGGAACTAAAGCTCAAGAAGAAAGCTCATACAAGCGGAGGTATCCACGGAGAAGTGCACGGGCGAGATCTAACATGTTCTTTGGATTGACACCTCTGTATGGTGTGAGGTCTTATGGAGAAGAAGATATTCCATTCTATAGCAACTCGACTGGGAAGAAACGAGGAAAGCGGTCTGCAGAAGGACAAGTGGATGGTGCAGATGACTTGAGTACATCAGACGAAGATGACTTGTACTACTATAATTTCACTAGAACAGTGGTTCCCTCGAACACCGAGGAGAGGCTTGCGTCCCATAACTTATTCAGGGAGGAGGAGCAGTGTGATCTTCCAAAAATCTCACAGTTAGATGGCGTAGATGACGGGACTGAAAGTGATACAAGTGTCACAGCCACAACAAGGAAAGTAAATCAAGTAACAAAAAggagtggaaaagaaaatggaaccGAAAACATAAAGCTGGATAGAACTGAAGAAACTGGGGAAAAAGTACAAGTCACAAAGAGCCCTGCAGTCCACAAAACTGATCCAAAGATTGATAACTGCCATTCTGTGAGCAGGGTTAAAACACAAGGTCAGGACTCTCTGGAAGCTCAACTGAGTTCGTTGGAAACAGGTCGTAGGGCTCATGCAAGCACACCTTCTGATAAGAACTTACTGGATACTTTTAACACAGAACTTCTGAAATCTGATTCTGACAATAACAACAGTGATGACTGCGGAAACATCCTGCCTTCAGACATCATGGACTTTGTGCTGAAGAATACACCGTCAATGCAGGCATTAGGAGAAAGTCCAGAGTCGTCGTCATCTGAACTTCTAACACTTGGAGAAGGTTTAGGGCTGGATAGCAACCGTGGCAAGGATATGGGTTTGTTTGAAGTATTTTCCCAACAGCTGCCAACAGCTGAGCCAGTGGATAGCAGTGTTTCTTCCTCCATATCAGCAGAGGAACAATTTGAATTACCCCTGGAACTTCCTTCTGATCTCTCTGTTCTGACGACTCGCAGCCCTACGGTGCCCAGCCAAAATCACAACAGACTTGCTGTAATTTCGGAGTCTTCACTGTCTTCTTCAGGGGAGAGGTCGATACTTGCATTGCCCTCCACAgaatctggggaaaaaagagtTACCGTTACAGAAAAATCTGCTTCCAGTGAGGGTGATACGACTCTTTTGAGTCCAGGAGTAGACCCAAGCCCTGAAGGACACATGACTCCAGACCACTTCATCCAAGGTCACATCGATGCAGAGCACATAGCCAGCCCGCCCTGTGGCCCAGTAGAGCAAGGACACGGCAGCAACCAAGATTTAACTCGGAACAGCGGGACCCCAGGTATCCAAGTGCCCGTGTCGCCCACCGTTCCCCTGCAGAACCAGAAATATGTTCCCAATTCCACAGACAGTCCCGGCCCCTCTCAGATTTCCAACGCTGCAGTGCAGACGACACCACCCCACCTCAAGCCAGCCGCAGAAAAACTGCTCGTGGTCAATCAAAACATGCAGCCCCTGTACGTCCTCCAAACCCTTCCCAACGGCGTCACTCAGAAGATTCAGCTGACACCTTCTGTTAGCTCAGCACAGAGCGTGATGGAGACTAATGCCTCAGTCCTGGGGCCCATGGGAAGCGGGCTCACGCTGACCACGGGATTAAATCCAAGCTTGCCCTCATCTCAGTCATTATTTCCTCCCACCAGCAAAGGATTGTTGCCCATGTCCCACCACCAGCATATACATCCCTTCTCCACCGCCTCGCAGACCGGCTTCCCACCGAATATTGGCAGTCCTTCACCAGGTCTTCTTATTGGTGTGCAGCCACCCCCTGATCCTCAGCTCTTAGTGTCTGAAGCCAGTCAGAGGACAGACCTCGGTGCCACTGCTTCGACACCAACTGCTGCCCTGGGCAAGAAACGGCCAATATCTCGTCTGCAGTCACGGAAGAACAAGAAGCTGGCTCCCTCTGGAACCCCCTCTGCTATAGCTCCTCCTGATATGGTCTCCAACATGACTTTAATTAATTTTGCTCCTTCCCAAATTTCCAACCACCCGCTGGATTTGGGCACCATTGCAAATTCAACATCCCATAGAACTGTCCCCAATATTATCAAAAGGTCCAAGTCTGGAGTAATGTATTTCGAGCAAACCTCTTTGCTCCCACAAAGTGGGACTGCTGCTGCAGTTGGCACATCTCCCAGTGTTATCGGGCCAGATGCTGGTCACCTTCCCACGGGGCCTGTATCAGGGCTGGCGTCAAGTTCCTCGGTGCTGAATGTGGTATCCATGCAGGccacagcagcccctactaCTGGCGGCTCGGTTCCTAGCCACGTGTTGGGACAAAGTTCGGTAACGTTGACCAGCCCTGGCTTGTTAGGGGACCTTGGTTCCATAAGCAACCTCTTGATCAAAGCCAGTCATCAGAGCCTTGGTCTTCAAGAGCCTCACATGACTTTACCTCCAGGTTCTGGGATGTTTTCGCAGCTGGGGACGTCACAAACTCCATCTACAGCAGCAATGACAGCTGCATCGAGCATCTGTGTTCTGCCTTCAGCACAGAGCATGAGCATGACAGTTGCTCAGTCATCTGCTGAGCCAGAAGGCTCTTACCAGCTTCAGCACATGACACAACTCTTAGCCAGCAAGACTGGAATCGCTTCCTCGCAGCTAGACCTCGGTGCAGCTTCAGCAACAGCTCAGCTGTCGAACTTCCCCCAGCTGGTTGATGTTCCCAGCAGTACTGGCCTCGAACAAAACAAGGTTTCCTCATCTGTGATGCATGCCAGTTCAGCATCTCCTGGAGGCTCCCCATCATCCGGTCAGCAGTCTGCGAGCAGCTCTATGCTCGGTCCCACAAAAATGAAGCCAAAAATCAAGCGCATTCAGCCGTCTTTAGAGAAAGGGAATGGAAAGAAGCACAAAACTTCTCACTTGTGGGCTGGTTCCTCTGAAGCACACGTTCCTGacagaggggctgtggctgtACCCCAGGTCTCAGCTACACG gaCTCCTGCTGTGAAAGCAGATGTGCAGGATGCAGCAAGCATAGATCAGCCATCACAGAAACAATGTGGCCAGTCTGCAGG GCAAATGTCAGTCCTCGCGGAACCTCAGTCAACGCAGGCTTCAGCAAATGAGCAAGAAAATGCAG GCTCAAAAGCTATTGAGGAAGAAGAGAGCACTTTCAGCTCCCCGCTTATGTTTTGGCttcaacaagaacaaaagaggaaagaatgTCTTGGTGAGAAGAAACCGAAGAAAGGTTTGGTTTTTGAGATATCAAGTGATGATGGCTTTCAAATCTGTGCAGAAAGTATTGAAG ATGCTTGGAAGTCACTAACTGACAAAGTTCAAGAAGCCCGTTCAAATGCCCGCCTGAAACAGCTATCTTTTGCAG GTGTGAATGGTTTGAGGATGCTGGGGATTATCCACGATACTGTTGTGTTTCTGATTGAGCAACTTTATGGAGCAAAGCACTGCCACAACTACAAGTTCAGATTTCATAAACCAGAGGAGGCCAATGAGCCGCCTCTGAATCCACATGGCTCTGCTAGGGCCGAAGTCCACCTGAG GAAATCTGCATTTGATATGTTTAATTTCTTGGCATCTAAACACCGACAGCCGCCAGAATACAACCCAAAcgatgaggaagaggaggaagtaCAACTGAAATCAGCCCG GAGGGCAACCAGTATGGACCTGCCAATGCCCATGCGATTCCGACACTTGAAGAAGACCTCCAAGGAGGCAGTTGGTGTTTACAG GTCTCCCATCCATGGCCGGGGCCTGTTCTGCAAAAGGAACATCGATGCAGGTGAGATGGTGATCGAATATTCGGGCAATGTCATTCGCTCCATCCTCACTGACAAACGAGAGAAGTACTATGACAGTAAG